In Streptomyces sp. P3, one DNA window encodes the following:
- a CDS encoding MHYT domain-containing protein: MHGTVDGFSYGLVTPLVAYVMACLGGALGLRCTTRALLVAHSWRPGWLALGSAAIGSGIWTMHFVAMIGFTVRGAPIHYDKPMTYGSLGVAVVMVGVGVFIVGYRGATGTALFTGGTLTGLGIASMHYLGMAGMRLNGTFTYNTLTVAVSVAIAMAAATVALWAAGQVRGFLWSVGAGLVMGLAVTGMHYTGMAALSVHLHTGGAPTAGDPPATLLAPMLIGPLAFLCLAGAVVLFDPLMVMGKPDRAPVPHRPGVPAHRPVGHPARGARLRGRRDVAPRESRTPQNR; encoded by the coding sequence ATGCACGGCACGGTCGACGGTTTCAGCTACGGACTCGTCACCCCGCTGGTGGCCTACGTCATGGCCTGCCTCGGCGGTGCGCTGGGCCTGCGCTGCACCACCAGAGCCCTGCTCGTCGCCCACTCCTGGCGGCCGGGCTGGCTCGCCCTCGGCTCCGCGGCGATCGGCTCCGGCATCTGGACCATGCATTTCGTCGCGATGATCGGCTTCACCGTCCGGGGAGCCCCGATCCACTACGACAAACCCATGACCTACGGCAGCCTGGGCGTCGCCGTCGTCATGGTGGGCGTCGGGGTCTTCATCGTCGGCTACCGCGGCGCGACCGGAACCGCGCTGTTCACCGGAGGGACCCTCACCGGTCTCGGCATCGCGTCCATGCACTACCTCGGCATGGCCGGGATGCGCCTGAACGGCACGTTCACGTACAACACGCTCACCGTCGCGGTCTCCGTCGCGATCGCCATGGCCGCCGCCACCGTCGCCCTGTGGGCCGCGGGGCAGGTCAGGGGCTTCCTGTGGAGCGTGGGCGCCGGCCTGGTCATGGGGCTCGCCGTCACCGGCATGCACTACACCGGCATGGCCGCCCTCAGCGTTCATCTGCACACGGGCGGCGCCCCGACGGCGGGCGACCCGCCGGCCACCCTGCTCGCACCCATGCTGATCGGCCCCCTCGCGTTCCTCTGCCTGGCCGGCGCCGTGGTGCTGTTCGACCCGCTGATGGTGATGGGCAAGCCGGACCGGGCCCCCGTCCCGCACCGCCCCGGCGTCCCGGCGCACCGGCCCGTCGGACATCCGGCGCGCGGCGCCCGCCTCCGCGGCCGCCGGGACGTGGCCCCCCGGGAGTCCCGCACCCCGCAGAACCGCTGA
- the uvrB gene encoding excinuclease ABC subunit UvrB — protein MRPVSHIERTVAPFEVVSPYQPSGDQPTAIAELAQRVEAGEKDVVLLGATGTGKSATTAWMIEKLQRPTLVMAPNKTLAAQLANEFRELLPNNAVEYFVSYYDYYQPEAYVPQSDTYIEKDSSINEEVERLRHSATNSLLTRRDVVVVASVSCIYGLGTPQEYVDRMVPLRVGEELDRDQLLRRFVDIQYTRNDLAFTRGTFRVRGDTIEIFPVYEELAVRIEMFGDEIEALSTLHPLTGEIISEDQQLYIFPATHYVAGPERLERAANDIEKELGERLAELEKQGKLLEAQRLRMRTTYDLEMLRQIGSCSGVENYSMHFDGRSPGSPPNTLLDYFPDDFLLVIDESHVTVPQIGAMYEGDASRKRTLVDHGFRLPSALDNRPLKWEEFQERIGQTVYLSATPGKYELSRGDGVVEQIIRPTGLIDPEVVVKPTEGQIDDLVHEIRARVEKDERVLVTTLTKKMAEDLTAYFLELGIQVRYLHSDVDTLRRIELLRELRAGEFDVLVGINLLREGLDLPEVSLVAILDADKEGFLRSGTSLIQTIGRAARNVSGQVHMYADKITPGMERAIDETNRRREKQVAYNTAHGIDPQPLRKKINDIVAQIAREEVDTEQLLGSGYRAKKDGRATKAPVPSLGDKAVKGAKSGQARGRAAATVPTDRPAAELAEQIEEMTERMRAAAADLQFEVAARIRDEVSEMKKELRQMKEAGLA, from the coding sequence ATGCGGCCCGTTTCCCACATCGAACGCACGGTGGCGCCCTTCGAGGTCGTCAGTCCCTACCAGCCCAGCGGCGACCAGCCGACGGCCATCGCCGAGCTCGCCCAGCGTGTCGAGGCGGGCGAGAAGGACGTCGTCCTGCTCGGCGCGACCGGCACCGGAAAGTCCGCCACCACCGCGTGGATGATCGAGAAGCTCCAGCGCCCCACCCTGGTGATGGCGCCGAACAAGACCCTGGCCGCCCAGCTGGCGAACGAGTTCCGTGAACTGCTGCCGAACAACGCGGTCGAGTACTTCGTCTCGTACTACGACTACTACCAGCCCGAGGCGTACGTCCCGCAGTCGGACACCTACATCGAGAAGGACTCCTCGATCAACGAGGAGGTCGAGCGCCTGCGCCACTCCGCGACCAACTCACTGCTCACCCGCCGTGACGTCGTCGTGGTCGCCTCGGTGTCCTGCATCTACGGCCTCGGCACCCCGCAGGAGTACGTGGACCGCATGGTCCCGCTGCGTGTCGGCGAGGAGCTCGACCGGGACCAGTTGCTGCGCCGCTTCGTCGACATCCAGTACACGCGCAACGACCTGGCGTTCACCCGCGGCACCTTCCGGGTGCGCGGCGACACCATCGAGATCTTCCCGGTCTACGAGGAGCTCGCCGTCCGCATCGAGATGTTCGGCGACGAGATCGAGGCCCTCTCCACCCTGCACCCGCTCACCGGCGAGATCATCAGCGAGGACCAGCAGCTGTACATCTTCCCCGCCACCCACTACGTGGCGGGCCCCGAGCGTCTCGAGCGGGCCGCGAACGACATCGAGAAGGAGCTCGGCGAGCGCCTGGCCGAGCTGGAGAAACAGGGCAAGCTGCTGGAGGCCCAGCGCCTGCGCATGCGCACCACGTACGACCTCGAGATGCTCCGCCAGATCGGTTCCTGCTCCGGCGTCGAGAACTACTCGATGCACTTCGACGGCCGCTCGCCCGGTTCCCCGCCGAACACGCTGCTCGACTACTTCCCCGACGACTTCCTGCTCGTCATCGACGAGTCCCATGTCACCGTGCCGCAGATCGGCGCCATGTACGAGGGCGACGCCTCCCGTAAGCGCACCCTCGTGGACCACGGTTTCCGGCTGCCCTCGGCTCTCGACAACCGCCCGCTGAAATGGGAGGAGTTCCAGGAACGCATCGGGCAGACCGTGTATCTGTCGGCGACGCCCGGCAAGTACGAGCTCTCGCGCGGGGACGGCGTCGTGGAGCAGATCATCCGCCCCACCGGCCTCATCGACCCCGAGGTCGTCGTCAAGCCCACCGAGGGCCAGATCGACGACCTGGTGCACGAGATCCGGGCGCGCGTCGAGAAGGACGAGCGCGTCCTGGTCACCACGCTCACCAAGAAGATGGCCGAGGACCTCACGGCCTACTTCCTCGAACTCGGCATCCAGGTGCGCTATCTGCACAGCGACGTCGACACGCTGCGGCGTATCGAGCTGCTGCGCGAGCTGCGCGCCGGCGAGTTCGACGTGCTGGTCGGCATCAACCTCCTGCGGGAGGGACTCGACCTGCCCGAGGTGTCCCTGGTGGCGATCCTCGACGCCGACAAGGAGGGCTTCCTGCGCTCCGGGACCTCGCTGATCCAGACCATCGGCCGCGCGGCGCGCAACGTCTCCGGTCAGGTCCACATGTACGCCGACAAGATCACTCCGGGCATGGAACGGGCGATCGACGAGACCAACCGGCGCCGGGAGAAGCAGGTCGCCTACAACACGGCCCACGGCATCGACCCGCAACCGCTCCGCAAGAAGATCAACGACATCGTCGCGCAGATCGCCCGCGAGGAGGTCGACACCGAGCAGCTGCTCGGCTCCGGCTACCGGGCGAAGAAGGACGGCCGGGCCACCAAGGCGCCGGTGCCGTCCCTCGGCGACAAGGCGGTCAAGGGCGCGAAGTCCGGGCAGGCCAGGGGCAGGGCCGCGGCGACGGTGCCGACCGACCGTCCGGCGGCCGAACTCGCCGAGCAGATCGAGGAGATGACCGAGCGCATGCGGGCCGCCGCGGCGGACCTGCAGTTCGAGGTGGCCGCCCGGATCCGTGACGAGGTCTCCGAGATGAAGAAGGAATTGCGCCAGATGAAAGAGGCGGGTCTGGCCTGA
- a CDS encoding TerD family protein, translating to MTVNMTKGQAISLQKNDGGSLTAVRMGLGWQAAPRRGLFGSRTREIDLDASAVLFADKQPVDVVFFRHLVSDDGSVRHTGDNLVGGVGQGGDDEAILVDLARVPVHIDQIVFTVNSFTGQTFQEVQNAFCRLVDETNGQELARYTLAGGGAYTAQIMAKVHRVGGGWNMTALGTPANGRTFQDLMPAILPAL from the coding sequence GTGACCGTCAACATGACCAAGGGTCAGGCCATCAGTCTGCAGAAGAACGACGGGGGCAGCCTGACCGCGGTGCGCATGGGTCTCGGCTGGCAGGCGGCCCCGCGGCGCGGCCTGTTCGGCTCCCGGACCCGGGAGATCGACCTCGACGCCTCCGCCGTTCTGTTCGCGGACAAGCAGCCGGTCGACGTCGTCTTCTTCCGTCACCTGGTGAGCGACGACGGCTCCGTCCGCCACACCGGTGACAACCTGGTCGGCGGCGTCGGCCAGGGCGGCGACGACGAGGCGATCCTCGTCGACCTCGCGCGCGTGCCGGTCCACATCGACCAGATCGTCTTCACCGTGAACTCCTTCACGGGCCAGACGTTCCAGGAGGTGCAGAACGCCTTCTGCCGCCTGGTCGACGAGACCAACGGCCAGGAGCTGGCGCGCTACACGCTCGCGGGCGGCGGCGCGTACACGGCACAGATCATGGCGAAGGTGCACCGGGTCGGCGGAGGCTGGAACATGACGGCCCTCGGGACTCCGGCCAACGGCCGTACCTTCCAGGACCTGATGCCCGCGATCCTGCCGGCGCTGTAG
- a CDS encoding TerD family protein, producing the protein MTAELVRGQNHPLSQVRLEIRISAGKPVVATAVLGDESGRIHGVERVAHPGVPTLPGLEVSRQAAADHRLAVDLDAVPAAVHRVGVVLALPTGVGGPVGFGSVAAPFVAVTGLDGAEIVTFTLTGLDAESAVIALELYRRQGAWKVRAVGQGYAGGLAELLTDQGLPQAHQLATEINEAVVRGLARSVPAPPPPTSDGDRSRQTAALGPDQSGSPYNPQNTPGAQATHGAQGIPGSQGVGGPYGATSSAHGTASPAGGATPSDPEPAQSASAPPAGGPIDYSHPRRQNTAPPPPPPTAPPAQPGEPARPVAGDATGWSMEERLYNQVWGMFEDLARSTAAFRSAVDFADARMEKELDQVLSDPRSRIGGQGEAAREAAQAKHSRLVDQAREALDRDLGQLGAEADVVEPALPAAYARWDSPVWHAYRVPMEMPMALRLGDLHVPESEPLRIPMLVRLPLERGLWIDSGRTGSSDGLFTDAHDMRRLAMESAVAHTARLLAVHPAGEFTVHVLDPAGSAAGELSPLVRSGVLAAPPAAGAAGVAAVLGQLTERVDLVQMAVRGGVADSLPPGFDTAQQLLVVNDFPHGFDDRAVTQLRYLADEGPAVGVHLMMVADREDAAGYGPLLDPLWRGLLRLTPVADDHLADPWVGHAWTYEPALVPPGSQVLQQVLAQVAAARTNYQ; encoded by the coding sequence ATGACGGCCGAGCTGGTGCGGGGGCAGAACCACCCGCTCTCCCAGGTCCGGCTCGAGATCCGGATCTCGGCCGGCAAGCCCGTCGTGGCGACGGCCGTTCTCGGCGACGAGAGCGGCAGGATCCACGGCGTCGAGCGGGTGGCCCATCCGGGCGTGCCCACACTGCCCGGCCTGGAGGTTTCCCGCCAGGCCGCCGCGGACCACCGCCTCGCGGTGGACCTCGACGCGGTACCGGCGGCCGTGCACCGGGTGGGCGTCGTGCTGGCGCTGCCCACGGGAGTCGGCGGACCGGTCGGCTTCGGCTCGGTCGCGGCCCCCTTCGTCGCGGTCACCGGCCTCGACGGGGCCGAGATCGTCACCTTCACCCTCACCGGCCTGGACGCGGAGTCGGCCGTCATCGCGCTGGAGCTGTACCGGCGGCAGGGCGCATGGAAGGTGCGCGCCGTCGGGCAGGGCTATGCGGGCGGCCTCGCCGAACTCCTCACCGACCAGGGGCTGCCGCAGGCACATCAGCTCGCGACCGAGATCAACGAGGCCGTGGTGCGGGGCCTGGCCCGCTCGGTGCCGGCCCCGCCGCCCCCCACGTCCGACGGCGACCGCTCCCGCCAGACGGCCGCGCTCGGCCCGGACCAGAGCGGCTCGCCGTACAACCCCCAGAACACCCCCGGAGCCCAGGCAACGCACGGTGCCCAGGGCATCCCCGGGAGCCAGGGCGTCGGCGGCCCCTACGGAGCGACGTCGAGCGCCCACGGGACCGCGAGCCCGGCGGGCGGTGCCACGCCGTCCGACCCCGAGCCCGCGCAGTCGGCGTCCGCGCCCCCCGCCGGTGGTCCGATCGACTACAGCCATCCGCGCCGGCAGAACACCGCTCCGCCTCCGCCGCCGCCCACCGCGCCCCCGGCACAGCCCGGGGAGCCCGCCCGGCCGGTGGCCGGCGACGCGACCGGCTGGTCCATGGAGGAGCGGCTCTACAACCAGGTCTGGGGCATGTTCGAGGACCTGGCCCGCAGCACCGCCGCGTTTCGCAGCGCGGTCGACTTCGCCGACGCGCGGATGGAGAAGGAGCTCGACCAGGTCCTGTCCGACCCGCGCAGCAGGATCGGCGGCCAGGGCGAGGCCGCCCGTGAGGCGGCCCAGGCCAAGCACAGCCGGCTCGTCGACCAGGCCCGGGAGGCCCTGGACCGCGACCTCGGCCAGCTCGGCGCCGAGGCCGACGTAGTGGAACCGGCGCTGCCCGCCGCGTACGCGCGCTGGGACAGCCCCGTCTGGCACGCCTACCGCGTCCCCATGGAGATGCCCATGGCGCTGCGTCTGGGCGACCTCCACGTGCCCGAGAGCGAACCGCTGCGCATCCCGATGCTGGTCCGGCTCCCGCTCGAACGGGGGCTGTGGATCGACAGCGGACGCACCGGCTCGTCCGACGGGCTGTTCACCGACGCGCACGACATGCGCCGCCTGGCCATGGAGTCGGCCGTGGCGCACACGGCCCGGCTGCTCGCGGTGCATCCGGCCGGCGAGTTCACCGTGCACGTCCTCGACCCGGCCGGTTCGGCCGCCGGGGAGCTGTCGCCGCTGGTGCGGTCCGGGGTCCTCGCGGCTCCGCCCGCGGCCGGCGCGGCGGGTGTGGCAGCGGTCCTGGGGCAGCTCACCGAGCGCGTCGACCTGGTGCAGATGGCGGTACGCGGCGGGGTGGCCGACTCGCTGCCGCCCGGGTTCGACACCGCCCAGCAGTTGCTGGTCGTCAACGACTTCCCGCACGGTTTCGACGACCGTGCGGTGACCCAGTTGCGCTATCTCGCGGACGAGGGCCCGGCCGTCGGCGTGCACCTGATGATGGTCGCCGACCGGGAGGACGCGGCCGGTTACGGTCCGTTGCTGGATCCCCTGTGGCGTGGGCTGCTGCGGCTGACCCCGGTGGCCGACGACCACCTCGCCGACCCCTGGGTGGGCCATGCGTGGACGTACGAACCGGCTCTCGTGCCACCCGGTAGTCAGGTGCTGCAGCAGGTGCTGGCCCAGGTGGCGGCGGCCCGCACCAACTATCAGTAA
- a CDS encoding TerC family protein, giving the protein MDVSVNLWVLTIVGLAALIAVDFFIGRKPHDVSIKEAGIWTVVWIALAGLFGLGLFLFSGGQPAGEFFAGFITEKSLSVDNLFVFVLIMGKFAVPSQYQQRVLLVGVLIALVLRAVFIAAGAAILASFAWVFYLFGAFLIWTAWKLIQEARADDEDEEFEENKLLKAAEKRFGVADRYHGTKLWIEQNGKRVMTPMLVVMLAIGTTDVLFALDSIPAIFGLTQDPYIVFTANAFALMGLRQLYFLIGGLLRKLVHLSYGLSIILGFIGVKLVLHALHESGVHVPEISIPVSLGVICSVLIVTTITSLRASRKQAAAEEARTASEGAPKDRIGA; this is encoded by the coding sequence GTGGATGTTTCCGTGAATCTGTGGGTTCTGACCATCGTCGGCCTGGCCGCCCTGATCGCGGTCGACTTCTTCATCGGCCGCAAACCGCACGACGTCTCGATCAAGGAAGCCGGGATCTGGACGGTCGTCTGGATCGCCCTGGCCGGGCTGTTCGGCCTCGGCCTGTTCCTCTTCTCCGGGGGACAGCCCGCCGGAGAGTTCTTCGCGGGCTTCATCACCGAGAAGTCGCTCAGCGTCGACAACCTCTTCGTGTTCGTCCTGATCATGGGCAAGTTCGCGGTCCCGTCGCAGTACCAGCAGCGGGTCCTGCTCGTCGGCGTCCTCATAGCCCTGGTCCTGCGGGCCGTCTTCATCGCGGCCGGTGCGGCGATCCTCGCCAGCTTCGCGTGGGTCTTCTACCTCTTCGGCGCCTTCCTGATCTGGACGGCCTGGAAGCTCATCCAGGAGGCCCGCGCCGACGACGAGGACGAGGAGTTCGAGGAGAACAAGCTGCTCAAGGCTGCGGAGAAGCGTTTCGGCGTGGCGGACCGCTACCACGGCACGAAGCTGTGGATCGAGCAGAACGGCAAGCGGGTCATGACCCCGATGCTGGTCGTGATGCTGGCGATCGGCACGACCGACGTGCTCTTCGCCCTCGACTCCATCCCCGCCATCTTCGGGCTGACGCAGGACCCGTACATCGTCTTCACCGCGAACGCCTTCGCGCTGATGGGTCTGCGGCAGCTGTACTTCCTCATCGGCGGTCTGCTGAGGAAGCTGGTCCACCTCAGCTACGGTCTGTCGATCATCCTCGGCTTCATCGGCGTGAAGCTGGTGCTGCACGCGCTGCACGAGTCCGGGGTGCACGTGCCCGAGATCAGCATCCCGGTCTCGCTCGGCGTCATCTGTTCGGTCCTGATCGTCACCACGATCACCAGCCTGCGGGCCTCCCGGAAGCAGGCGGCGGCCGAGGAGGCGCGGACGGCGAGTGAAGGCGCTCCGAAGGATCGCATCGGAGCCTGA
- a CDS encoding calcium:proton antiporter, which yields MIARLRSVTTRWTVLVPALAVVLLVLTWGRDLPGPLVALLTMVLAGAVLAAVHHAEVVAHRVGEPFGSLVLAVAVTIIEVALIVTLMADGGDKSSTLARDTVFAAVMITCNGIVGLCLLVASLRHGTAVFNPEGTGAALATVATLATLSLVLPTFTTSKPGPEFSGVQLTFAAVSSLILYGLFVATQTVRHRDYFLPVTRQGDVITADDHAGVPTSRTALISLGMLGLALIGVVGLAKGVSPTIEAGVDAAGLHHAVVGVVIALLVLLPETIAALRSARRDRVQTSLNLALGSAMASIGLTIPAVALASIWLSGPLVLGLGATHMVLLALTIVVSSLTVVPGRATPLQGGVHLVLFAAYLELAINP from the coding sequence ATGATCGCTCGGCTCAGGTCGGTCACGACCCGGTGGACGGTCCTCGTGCCGGCGCTGGCGGTCGTGCTGCTGGTCCTGACCTGGGGGCGCGACCTGCCGGGCCCGCTGGTCGCGCTGCTGACGATGGTCCTCGCCGGAGCGGTCCTGGCCGCCGTGCACCACGCGGAGGTCGTCGCCCATCGGGTGGGTGAGCCGTTCGGCTCGCTCGTCCTCGCCGTCGCGGTGACGATCATCGAGGTGGCACTGATCGTCACCCTGATGGCCGACGGCGGCGACAAGAGCTCGACGCTGGCCAGGGACACGGTCTTCGCGGCCGTGATGATCACCTGCAACGGCATCGTCGGCCTCTGCCTGCTGGTGGCGTCCCTGCGTCACGGCACGGCGGTCTTCAACCCGGAGGGCACGGGAGCCGCCCTGGCGACCGTCGCCACACTGGCCACGCTGAGCCTCGTCCTGCCGACCTTCACCACCAGCAAGCCGGGCCCGGAGTTCTCCGGTGTCCAGCTCACGTTCGCCGCCGTCTCCTCACTGATCCTCTACGGCCTCTTCGTGGCGACGCAGACCGTACGGCACCGCGACTACTTCCTGCCGGTCACCCGTCAGGGAGACGTGATCACCGCGGACGACCACGCAGGCGTCCCCACCTCCCGGACCGCCCTGATCAGCCTCGGGATGCTCGGTCTCGCCCTGATCGGCGTGGTGGGACTCGCCAAAGGGGTCTCGCCCACGATCGAGGCCGGGGTGGACGCGGCCGGACTTCATCACGCGGTCGTCGGCGTGGTCATCGCACTGCTCGTGCTGCTCCCCGAGACCATCGCCGCGCTGCGCTCCGCACGCCGCGACCGGGTGCAGACCAGCCTCAACCTGGCGCTCGGCTCCGCGATGGCGAGCATCGGCCTGACCATCCCCGCGGTCGCCCTGGCCTCGATCTGGCTCTCGGGCCCCCTCGTCCTCGGCCTCGGCGCCACCCACATGGTGCTGCTGGCGCTCACCATCGTGGTCAGCTCGCTGACGGTGGTCCCGGGACGGGCCACCCCGCTGCAGGGCGGCGTCCATCTGGTGCTCTTCGCCGCCTACCTGGAACTGGCGATCAATCCGTAG
- a CDS encoding S66 peptidase family protein → MATPVYPPKPSPGDRIAVLSPSAGLPALYPRPFELGLTRLREDFGLEPVEYPTTRTMEATPQARADDIHAAFADPDITAVMASIGGDDQITVLPFLDRELIRAHPKPFFGMSDNTNLLAFLYNCGVVGYHGTSVMVELGRPGAMHPQTVDSLRAALFTSGPYELRPAERWNNVNGDWADPATFAAEPETPKEGGWTWRGPDRVVEGRSWGGELETLSCLLMADREVSPDPSTYDGGVLILETSEELPSATAVFRILRAMGERGLLRRFPALLMGRARTWSFEHPNSPEAAARYAAEQRAAVEHVLAAYAPDTSAVFDVDFGHTDPQLVLPYGGTVRVDGPARRITVTY, encoded by the coding sequence ATGGCCACCCCTGTGTATCCGCCCAAACCCTCGCCCGGAGACCGCATAGCCGTCCTCTCGCCCTCGGCCGGCCTGCCCGCGCTCTACCCCCGTCCCTTCGAACTGGGTCTCACCCGGCTGCGCGAGGACTTCGGCCTGGAACCGGTCGAGTACCCGACCACGCGCACGATGGAGGCGACGCCGCAAGCGCGCGCCGACGACATCCACGCCGCCTTCGCCGACCCGGACATCACCGCGGTGATGGCGTCGATCGGCGGCGACGACCAGATCACCGTGCTGCCCTTCCTGGACCGGGAGTTGATCCGCGCCCACCCCAAGCCGTTCTTCGGGATGAGCGACAACACCAACCTGCTGGCGTTCCTGTACAACTGCGGTGTCGTCGGCTACCACGGCACGAGCGTGATGGTCGAGCTGGGCCGACCGGGAGCCATGCATCCACAGACCGTCGACTCGCTGCGGGCCGCGCTGTTCACCTCCGGCCCCTACGAGCTGCGCCCCGCCGAGCGCTGGAACAACGTCAACGGCGACTGGGCCGATCCGGCGACCTTCGCGGCCGAGCCGGAGACCCCGAAGGAGGGCGGCTGGACCTGGCGGGGCCCCGACCGCGTGGTGGAGGGCCGCAGTTGGGGCGGAGAACTGGAGACCCTCTCCTGCCTGCTGATGGCCGACCGCGAGGTCTCCCCCGATCCGTCGACGTACGACGGCGGCGTGCTGATCCTCGAGACCTCGGAGGAGCTTCCGAGCGCCACGGCCGTCTTCCGGATCCTGCGCGCCATGGGCGAGCGCGGCCTGCTGCGGCGTTTTCCCGCACTGCTCATGGGCCGTGCCAGGACGTGGTCCTTCGAGCACCCCAACTCCCCGGAGGCGGCCGCCCGGTACGCCGCCGAGCAGCGCGCGGCGGTGGAGCACGTGCTGGCCGCCTACGCCCCCGACACGTCGGCCGTCTTCGACGTCGACTTCGGCCACACGGACCCCCAGCTGGTCCTCCCGTACGGCGGCACGGTACGCGTGGACGGTCCGGCCCGGCGCATTACGGTCACCTACTGA
- the aroQ gene encoding type II 3-dehydroquinate dehydratase, with protein sequence MPRSLANAPIMILNGPNLNLLGQRQPEIYGSDTLADVEAMCVLAAAGHGGTVDFRQSNHEGELVDWIHEARLNHCGIVINPGAYSHTSVAILDALNTCDGLPVLEVHISNIHRRESFRHHSYVSLRADGVIAGCGVQGYVFGVERVAALAGPGKADA encoded by the coding sequence GTGCCCCGCAGCCTGGCCAACGCACCGATCATGATTCTCAACGGCCCCAATCTGAACCTGCTGGGGCAGCGGCAGCCGGAGATCTACGGTAGCGACACCCTGGCCGACGTCGAGGCGATGTGTGTCCTGGCGGCGGCCGGGCACGGCGGCACGGTGGACTTCCGCCAGTCCAACCACGAGGGCGAGCTGGTCGACTGGATCCACGAGGCGCGGCTGAACCACTGCGGCATCGTGATCAACCCCGGCGCCTACTCGCACACGTCCGTCGCGATCCTCGACGCGCTCAACACCTGCGACGGCCTGCCCGTGCTGGAGGTCCACATCTCCAACATCCACCGGCGCGAGTCGTTCCGGCACCACTCCTACGTTTCGTTGCGCGCCGACGGGGTCATCGCGGGCTGCGGGGTGCAGGGGTACGTGTTCGGCGTGGAGCGGGTCGCGGCGCTCGCGGGACCGGGCAAGGCCGACGCGTAG
- a CDS encoding DinB family protein, whose product MIDEFAKANLHGRLRRDREALLWKLDGLSEYDARRPLTATGTNLLGLVKHVATVEARYFGEVFDRPSPETLSRWQDSDGSDQWATEDETRAQIIGFYRRTWEHSDATITALPLDAPGHVPWWPEPHPNTNLFAIMVHVLGESVRHAGHADILREGLDGRTGLRAEHEKQIDEEARAAHCAKIEQAARSAASIKAW is encoded by the coding sequence ATGATCGATGAATTCGCGAAGGCCAACCTGCACGGGAGACTGCGGCGGGACCGCGAGGCGCTGCTCTGGAAACTCGACGGCTTGTCCGAGTACGACGCCCGCAGACCTCTGACGGCGACCGGGACCAACCTCCTCGGCCTGGTCAAACACGTGGCCACCGTCGAGGCGAGGTACTTCGGCGAGGTCTTCGACCGCCCTTCCCCTGAAACGCTGTCCCGGTGGCAGGACTCCGACGGCAGCGACCAGTGGGCGACCGAGGACGAGACTCGCGCTCAGATCATCGGGTTCTACCGGCGCACGTGGGAACACTCGGACGCGACGATCACCGCGCTTCCCCTCGACGCCCCAGGCCACGTGCCGTGGTGGCCGGAACCTCATCCCAACACGAACCTGTTCGCCATCATGGTCCATGTCCTCGGCGAGTCCGTCCGGCATGCCGGGCACGCCGACATCCTGCGGGAGGGCCTCGACGGCCGGACCGGGTTGCGCGCCGAACACGAGAAGCAAATCGACGAGGAAGCCCGCGCAGCCCACTGCGCGAAGATCGAGCAGGCCGCCCGATCGGCCGCATCGATCAAGGCCTGGTAG